The following coding sequences lie in one Microbacterium sp. XT11 genomic window:
- a CDS encoding DUF885 domain-containing protein codes for MTSVPRTPSAIDKVAEAWVDKLTVLAPTLGTYIGRTEVNDRFGDLSPEGHEEIASATRATVAELTALEPVDAIDEVTKTDLLSELTLDLELHEAGWHLRDLNVIASAAQDVRSAFDLMPTATADDWSVIATRLAAVPDALRGYIETLRAGIAAGVTPARRQVTEVATQIDRYTADDGFFAAFVAHAAPDEGNLPASLARTLADNSAAARVAYDGLRRFLAEELAPVASEDDAVGRELYALNSRRFLGATIDLDETYEWGRDELQRMIAEQTAIANEILPGASVEEAVAHLEADASRKLVGTDALQRWMQETSDRAVAELGATHFDIPDEIRTLECMIAPTQEGGIYYTAPTDDFSRPGRMWWSVPEGVNEFDTWRELTTVYHEGVPGHHLQIAQAVYNRAELNSWRRLLAGTSGHAEGWALYAERLMEQLGYLDDPGDRLGMLDGQRMRAARVVLDIGVHLGKPRLEGDGVWDAPYALEFMRRNVNMPDQFVQFEVNRYLGWPGQAPSYKVGQRIWEQVRDAYRAARGDAFDIKEFHKRALDMGGVGLDTLRSALLN; via the coding sequence ATGACTTCCGTACCTCGCACTCCGTCTGCCATCGACAAGGTCGCCGAGGCCTGGGTCGACAAGCTCACCGTCCTCGCACCGACCCTGGGCACGTACATCGGACGCACCGAGGTGAACGACCGCTTCGGCGACCTCAGCCCCGAAGGGCACGAGGAGATCGCCTCGGCGACACGCGCCACCGTCGCGGAGCTGACGGCCCTCGAGCCCGTCGACGCCATCGATGAGGTGACGAAGACCGACCTGCTGTCGGAGCTGACGCTCGACCTGGAGCTGCACGAGGCCGGCTGGCACCTGCGGGACCTGAACGTCATCGCCTCCGCCGCGCAAGACGTCCGCTCGGCGTTCGACCTCATGCCCACGGCGACCGCCGACGACTGGAGCGTCATCGCCACACGCCTGGCTGCGGTCCCTGATGCGCTCCGCGGGTACATCGAGACCCTGCGCGCAGGCATTGCAGCAGGCGTCACACCGGCCCGCAGGCAGGTGACGGAGGTGGCCACTCAGATCGACCGGTACACCGCCGACGACGGCTTCTTCGCCGCCTTCGTCGCGCACGCCGCCCCCGACGAGGGGAACCTCCCCGCCTCGCTCGCTCGCACGCTGGCCGACAACTCGGCCGCGGCACGGGTCGCCTACGACGGGTTGCGTCGTTTCCTCGCCGAGGAGCTCGCACCCGTCGCATCCGAAGACGATGCGGTCGGACGCGAGCTGTATGCCCTCAATTCCCGCCGTTTCCTGGGCGCCACCATCGATCTCGATGAGACGTACGAGTGGGGTCGTGACGAGCTGCAGCGCATGATCGCTGAGCAGACCGCGATCGCGAACGAGATCCTGCCAGGGGCGAGCGTCGAGGAGGCGGTGGCCCATCTGGAGGCGGATGCGTCCCGCAAGCTCGTGGGCACCGACGCTCTGCAGCGGTGGATGCAGGAGACCAGCGATCGGGCGGTGGCGGAGCTCGGAGCGACGCACTTCGACATCCCCGACGAGATCCGCACGCTGGAGTGCATGATCGCGCCGACTCAGGAAGGCGGGATCTACTACACCGCCCCGACGGATGACTTCTCCCGCCCTGGGCGCATGTGGTGGTCCGTCCCTGAGGGCGTGAACGAGTTCGACACGTGGCGCGAGCTCACGACCGTGTATCACGAGGGCGTGCCGGGGCATCACCTGCAGATCGCCCAGGCCGTGTACAACCGGGCCGAATTGAACTCCTGGCGTCGCCTTCTCGCCGGCACGTCCGGCCACGCGGAGGGCTGGGCTCTCTACGCCGAGCGCCTCATGGAGCAGCTGGGGTACCTCGACGATCCGGGCGACCGCCTCGGGATGCTCGATGGCCAGCGCATGCGTGCGGCCCGCGTGGTGCTCGACATCGGCGTGCACCTCGGCAAGCCGCGTCTCGAGGGTGACGGTGTGTGGGACGCTCCGTATGCGCTGGAGTTCATGCGCCGCAACGTGAACATGCCCGATCAGTTCGTGCAGTTCGAAGTGAACCGCTACCTCGGGTGGCCGGGCCAGGCGCCCTCGTACAAGGTCGGCCAGCGCATCTGGGAGCAGGTGCGCGACGCCTATCGCGCAGCGCGCGGCGACGCCTTCGACATCAAGGAGTTCCACAAGCGCGCCCTGGACATGGGTGGTGTCGGCCTCGACACGCTGCGCTCGGCGCTGCTGAACTGA
- a CDS encoding LLM class flavin-dependent oxidoreductase — protein MDIEFGLDTFGDITRGPDGELLSGAQTIRNIVAQAELADAVGVEFFGVGEHHRPEFAVSAPEMVLAAIASRTQRIRLGTAVTVLSSDDPVRVYERFATLDAVSNGRAEVVLGRGSFIESFPLFGYDLRDYDALFEEKLELFVELLKEKPVTWSGTMRAPLENADVFPKTERGLRTWVGVGGSPESVVRVARHGLGLMLAIIGGPAGRFRPFVDLYHRSVATFGTRSHPVSVHSPGHVAESDAEAWDAAYSGFEAMNDTIGRERGWPPYSRARFQNDVGPEGALYVGSPDRVAAKIADTVTTLGLGRFDLKYATGTLSHEAMMRSIELYGTEVIPRVRRLLAAHD, from the coding sequence ATGGACATCGAGTTCGGTCTCGACACGTTCGGAGACATCACGCGCGGTCCCGACGGCGAGCTGCTCAGCGGTGCGCAGACGATCCGCAACATCGTGGCGCAGGCGGAGCTGGCGGATGCCGTCGGCGTGGAGTTCTTCGGGGTGGGGGAGCACCACCGCCCGGAGTTCGCGGTGTCGGCACCCGAGATGGTGCTCGCGGCCATCGCCTCGCGCACGCAACGGATCCGGCTCGGCACCGCGGTCACCGTGCTCTCGTCGGACGATCCCGTGCGGGTCTACGAGAGGTTCGCGACGCTCGACGCGGTCTCGAACGGTCGCGCGGAAGTCGTTCTCGGGCGAGGCTCGTTCATCGAGTCGTTCCCGCTCTTCGGCTACGACCTGCGCGATTACGATGCCCTGTTCGAGGAGAAGCTCGAGCTGTTCGTCGAACTCCTGAAGGAGAAGCCCGTCACCTGGTCCGGGACGATGCGGGCGCCACTGGAGAACGCCGACGTGTTCCCGAAGACGGAGCGCGGGCTGCGGACCTGGGTGGGCGTCGGCGGGAGCCCCGAGTCCGTCGTCCGCGTGGCCCGGCACGGTCTCGGACTCATGCTCGCGATCATCGGCGGGCCCGCCGGCAGGTTCCGGCCGTTCGTTGACCTCTACCACCGTTCGGTGGCGACGTTCGGCACGCGGTCCCACCCGGTGTCCGTGCATTCGCCGGGCCACGTCGCCGAATCGGATGCCGAGGCCTGGGACGCGGCGTACTCGGGGTTCGAGGCGATGAACGACACGATCGGTCGGGAACGCGGCTGGCCACCGTACAGTCGCGCTCGCTTCCAGAACGACGTGGGGCCGGAGGGCGCCCTGTACGTCGGCTCACCGGACCGGGTCGCCGCGAAGATCGCCGACACCGTCACCACGCTCGGGCTGGGGCGGTTCGACCTCAAGTACGCCACCGGCACCCTGTCTCATGAGGCGATGATGCGCAGCATCGAGCTCTACGGCACCGAGGTCATCCCTCGCGTCCGTCGTCTGCTCGCTGCTCACGACTGA
- a CDS encoding SGNH/GDSL hydrolase family protein, translating into MRFVAIGDSFTEGVGDVLPDGRERGWADIAAQGWADAAGHPIKYANLAIRGKLAWPIVEQQLEPALALRPTHLSFNGGGNDMLRPRTDMEHIADAFSRVLRRCDEEGVTLILLSGANPSGQLPMGPLIQRRGDQLSDAVLRRIEGRPDVVRALNWGDAELSKPQYWSEDRLHMNAAGHHRVAARVLHALGFEPPQSWWSPAAAAAAGPSGLAYYREFVAPWVRRRVTRTSSGDGRTAKYPTWVDRTPQA; encoded by the coding sequence GTGCGTTTCGTGGCGATCGGAGACTCGTTCACCGAGGGGGTCGGGGACGTGCTCCCCGATGGGCGGGAGCGAGGCTGGGCCGACATCGCCGCCCAGGGATGGGCCGACGCGGCCGGGCACCCGATCAAGTACGCGAACCTCGCGATCCGCGGCAAGCTCGCCTGGCCGATCGTGGAACAGCAGCTGGAACCGGCCCTCGCGCTGCGGCCGACCCACCTGTCGTTCAACGGCGGCGGGAACGACATGCTTCGCCCGCGCACCGACATGGAGCACATCGCCGACGCGTTCAGCCGGGTGCTGCGCCGATGTGATGAGGAGGGCGTCACGTTGATCCTCCTGTCCGGCGCGAACCCCAGCGGCCAGCTGCCGATGGGACCGCTGATCCAACGCCGCGGCGACCAGCTCTCCGATGCGGTGCTCCGCCGGATCGAAGGCCGACCTGACGTCGTCCGTGCGCTGAACTGGGGCGACGCTGAGCTGTCGAAGCCGCAGTACTGGTCTGAGGATCGGCTGCACATGAACGCCGCGGGGCATCATCGCGTCGCGGCTCGTGTGCTGCACGCACTCGGCTTCGAGCCGCCGCAGTCGTGGTGGTCGCCCGCGGCCGCGGCGGCCGCGGGACCGAGCGGGCTGGCGTACTACCGGGAGTTCGTCGCACCATGGGTGCGACGACGCGTCACGCGGACCTCGTCGGGCGATGGGCGGACCGCGAAGTACCCGACGTGGGTCGACCGGACGCCGCAGGCATGA
- a CDS encoding MFS transporter: protein MIWSVGVAAYVLAITNRTSLGAVGVEAADRFQADASTLALFAVVQLAVYGGMQIPIGVLLDRHGSRPVMTVGMLLMAAGQLTMALSPSIGIAIVARVLLGAGDAAIFPAVLRLVATWFPAQRGPLMVQFTGIIGQAGQLVALVPLAAFLHATTWSVTFGSIAGLGVLFTILVAVVIRNHPPERGADVTVNTDTGLVRVVTSAIDTGVGIRAAWAHPGTRLAFWSHFTTPFAGTAFVLLWGMPFLTAAQGLDTGHAAGIISVYVVAGMALGPVIGDLSRRLPNHRSLALVLPAIGVQVVAWVAVIAFPGPAPLWLLYVLAVALATGGPASMIAFDHARTHNPTHRLSTATGVTNAGGFIAALIAIFLIGFVLDLQGAGTPDTYSLDAFRVAFLMPLPLWVIGTIFILVERKRTRIRMGLDPERRR from the coding sequence CTGATCTGGTCTGTGGGCGTGGCCGCGTACGTGCTGGCGATCACCAACCGCACGTCCCTGGGGGCCGTCGGCGTCGAGGCGGCCGATAGATTCCAAGCGGATGCGTCGACGCTCGCGCTCTTCGCGGTCGTGCAACTGGCGGTCTACGGAGGCATGCAGATCCCGATCGGCGTGCTCCTGGACCGCCACGGCTCCCGCCCGGTCATGACGGTCGGGATGCTGCTCATGGCAGCGGGGCAGCTGACCATGGCCCTCTCCCCCAGCATCGGCATCGCGATCGTCGCCCGGGTGCTGCTCGGCGCCGGCGACGCAGCCATCTTCCCGGCCGTGCTGCGCCTGGTCGCCACGTGGTTCCCCGCTCAACGCGGACCTCTCATGGTCCAGTTCACCGGCATCATCGGCCAGGCCGGGCAGCTCGTCGCCCTCGTGCCCCTTGCCGCCTTCCTGCACGCCACCACGTGGAGCGTGACCTTCGGGAGCATCGCCGGTCTCGGCGTGCTGTTCACGATCCTCGTCGCCGTCGTCATCCGGAATCACCCGCCGGAGCGCGGTGCCGATGTCACCGTCAACACAGACACGGGACTCGTCCGGGTCGTGACGTCCGCCATCGACACGGGTGTCGGCATCCGCGCCGCGTGGGCGCACCCCGGAACGCGCCTGGCGTTCTGGTCGCATTTCACGACGCCGTTCGCCGGGACCGCGTTCGTGCTCCTCTGGGGGATGCCGTTCCTCACGGCGGCGCAGGGGCTCGACACCGGGCACGCCGCCGGCATCATCTCGGTCTACGTCGTGGCAGGCATGGCGCTCGGTCCTGTCATCGGTGATCTCTCACGGCGGCTGCCGAACCACCGCTCCCTCGCTCTCGTCCTCCCGGCCATCGGCGTGCAGGTCGTCGCGTGGGTGGCGGTGATCGCATTCCCCGGTCCTGCGCCGCTCTGGCTGCTCTACGTCCTCGCTGTCGCGCTGGCGACGGGCGGCCCGGCATCGATGATCGCATTCGACCATGCGCGCACGCACAACCCGACCCACCGGTTGAGCACGGCGACGGGAGTCACGAACGCCGGAGGCTTCATCGCGGCGCTCATCGCGATCTTCCTCATCGGATTCGTCCTCGACCTGCAGGGCGCCGGCACGCCGGACACCTACTCTCTCGACGCGTTCCGGGTGGCCTTCCTCATGCCGCTCCCCCTATGGGTGATCGGGACGATCTTCATCCTCGTCGAACGCAAGCGGACGCGGATCCGGATGGGACTCGACCCGGAACGCCGCCGCTGA
- a CDS encoding MarR family winged helix-turn-helix transcriptional regulator, giving the protein MPFTELPTWMLSQAHQRAHSILAAKLGEVDARGYDFRILDVLADSPTPLSQIAIGSRARLDRRDVAVTLTALEERGFVARHPDPDDARRNLVSLTDAGLDRRQLLEALAADAQEELLSALDTEAREAFLGALRLVAGSSGRERGSTAPTSNA; this is encoded by the coding sequence ATGCCTTTCACAGAGCTGCCCACATGGATGCTGAGCCAGGCGCACCAGCGCGCACACAGCATCCTCGCCGCGAAGCTCGGCGAGGTCGATGCCCGCGGGTACGACTTTCGAATCCTGGACGTCCTCGCCGACAGCCCCACTCCCCTCTCCCAGATCGCGATCGGCTCACGTGCTCGCCTGGACCGCCGCGATGTGGCCGTCACGCTTACCGCTCTGGAGGAGCGGGGGTTCGTCGCGCGCCACCCGGATCCCGATGACGCACGTCGCAACCTCGTCTCGCTGACGGACGCGGGCCTGGATCGCCGGCAGCTTCTCGAAGCGCTGGCCGCTGATGCGCAGGAGGAGCTGCTCTCCGCTCTCGACACCGAGGCCCGCGAGGCGTTCCTCGGTGCTCTCCGCCTCGTCGCAGGCAGCAGCGGGCGCGAGCGCGGCTCCACGGCGCCCACCTCGAATGCGTGA
- a CDS encoding MFS transporter has product MADTVLPSRASLAGRLDDLPFTRRHLRLLTGSGVGWALDAMDVGLISFVLAALTQQWDLSKTEAGWVASVGFIGMAVGAALGGLIADRLGRRQVFALTLLIYGVATGASALVGSLALLLMLRFFVGLGLGAELPVASTYVSEFAPARIRGRLIVVLEAFWAVGWTASAVIGFLVIPASAEGWRWAFALGALPAAYAVIVRWVMPESPRWLASRGRIAQADRIVAEFEADAGIVAGPAIRKEPPSRAIAVTARARLTTLWKPEFRVRTASLWLVWLCVNFAYYGAFIWIPSILVDAGFGLVRSFGFTLIITLAQIPGYAAAAWLIEVWGRRVTLSVFLAGSAVSAVVFGTASSEVGIIAAGMALSFFNLGAWGALYAVSPEIYPTSLRATGSGWAAGVGRIASIVAPLTVPVLLAAGGAPTLFAVFAICFVVAAIAAWGLTDSRGAALDDR; this is encoded by the coding sequence ATGGCCGACACCGTGCTGCCCAGCCGCGCCTCGCTCGCTGGCCGCCTCGACGATCTTCCGTTCACGCGCAGGCATCTGCGCCTGCTCACGGGCTCCGGCGTCGGCTGGGCGCTCGACGCGATGGACGTCGGGCTGATCTCGTTCGTGCTGGCTGCGCTCACGCAGCAGTGGGATCTCAGCAAGACCGAGGCGGGCTGGGTGGCGTCGGTCGGCTTCATCGGGATGGCCGTGGGCGCCGCACTGGGAGGTCTGATCGCCGATCGGCTCGGCCGACGGCAGGTCTTCGCGCTCACGCTGCTGATCTACGGCGTAGCGACCGGAGCGAGCGCGCTCGTCGGTTCGCTGGCCCTGCTCCTCATGCTGCGGTTCTTCGTCGGACTCGGGCTCGGCGCCGAACTGCCCGTGGCGTCGACGTATGTGAGCGAGTTCGCCCCTGCTCGCATCCGAGGTCGCCTCATCGTCGTCCTCGAAGCCTTCTGGGCCGTCGGGTGGACCGCATCCGCGGTCATCGGCTTCCTGGTGATCCCCGCGTCCGCCGAGGGCTGGCGGTGGGCGTTCGCGCTCGGTGCGCTGCCGGCAGCATACGCAGTGATCGTGCGATGGGTGATGCCGGAGTCGCCCCGCTGGCTGGCCTCGCGCGGACGCATCGCACAGGCCGACCGGATCGTCGCGGAGTTCGAAGCGGATGCCGGCATCGTCGCAGGTCCCGCCATCCGCAAAGAGCCCCCGTCACGGGCGATCGCCGTCACGGCTCGCGCGCGGCTCACCACACTGTGGAAGCCGGAGTTCCGCGTGCGCACAGCATCGCTGTGGCTCGTGTGGCTGTGCGTGAACTTCGCCTACTACGGCGCCTTCATCTGGATCCCGAGCATCCTCGTCGACGCGGGCTTCGGCCTCGTACGGTCGTTCGGCTTCACTCTCATCATCACTCTTGCGCAGATACCGGGGTACGCGGCTGCCGCCTGGCTGATCGAGGTGTGGGGGAGACGGGTGACGCTGTCGGTCTTCCTCGCAGGCTCGGCTGTGTCGGCCGTCGTCTTCGGCACCGCGTCGTCGGAGGTCGGCATCATCGCGGCAGGCATGGCGCTGTCGTTCTTCAACCTCGGCGCCTGGGGCGCTCTGTACGCCGTGTCGCCGGAGATCTATCCGACCTCGCTGCGCGCGACGGGAAGCGGCTGGGCTGCGGGCGTCGGACGCATCGCCTCGATCGTCGCACCGCTGACCGTGCCGGTGCTGCTCGCCGCAGGCGGAGCACCCACGCTGTTCGCCGTCTTCGCGATCTGCTTCGTGGTCGCGGCGATCGCCGCGTGGGGGCTCACCGACTCACGAGGCGCCGCACTCGACGACCGCTGA
- a CDS encoding GNAT family N-acetyltransferase, protein MSEAPFDASKLVLFNGAEAAAMSAAVWRCYSSVFDDSPDYDTWNREMFTRHSQRDGFRLAIAAEGDTVLGFSWGYTGRPGQYWTDLVNLSLPAHIADEWVGGHFEFVELGVLSSERGAGIGRALHDALLDGVTGRCLLSTTTDAADAAVRLYERSGWRGLGLLSPDVQVMGLKRARRRSSRARRAQE, encoded by the coding sequence ATGTCTGAAGCTCCGTTCGACGCCTCGAAGCTCGTCCTGTTCAATGGCGCGGAGGCCGCTGCAATGAGTGCTGCGGTGTGGCGGTGCTATTCATCGGTGTTCGACGACAGCCCTGACTACGACACCTGGAACCGCGAGATGTTCACGCGCCACTCGCAGCGCGACGGATTCAGACTTGCGATCGCCGCCGAGGGCGACACGGTGCTGGGATTCAGCTGGGGGTACACAGGCCGACCGGGGCAGTACTGGACCGACCTCGTCAACCTGAGCCTTCCCGCGCACATCGCCGACGAATGGGTGGGTGGTCATTTCGAGTTCGTAGAACTCGGTGTCCTGTCGTCCGAGCGCGGTGCTGGAATCGGGCGAGCACTCCATGACGCGCTCCTCGATGGCGTGACGGGACGGTGTCTGTTGAGCACGACAACCGACGCCGCCGATGCCGCCGTGCGGCTCTACGAGCGGAGCGGATGGCGGGGGCTTGGGCTCCTCTCCCCTGATGTTCAGGTCATGGGACTGAAACGCGCCAGGCGGCGCTCGTCCAGAGCGCGGCGTGCGCAGGAGTAG
- a CDS encoding formylglycine-generating enzyme family protein: MSDIELQRIPGGTVTLHDARRRVQRTVVLDDYEIGVFPVTEEQFAEVLPFPSQHPRRPASGVSWQRAVRFCNAASEWEGWDPVYRFDGEEVFWDVTADGYRLPTEAEWEYACRAGSTGPHYAPLADAAWTAADGVSTPQPVGAKLPNLHGLFDTLGNVWEWCWDLLDPARYADYRVFRGGGFADDAWSVRASVRRGSLPRAEHEDVGLRVARGAFETPGEAQGWSARADDERAVVDGVVPFGWTPLSRGPR; this comes from the coding sequence GTGAGCGACATCGAGCTGCAGCGCATCCCCGGGGGAACCGTGACGCTGCACGATGCCCGCCGCCGGGTGCAGCGGACGGTGGTGCTGGACGATTACGAGATCGGCGTGTTCCCGGTGACCGAAGAGCAGTTCGCCGAGGTGCTTCCGTTCCCGTCGCAGCATCCGCGGCGCCCCGCGTCGGGCGTCAGCTGGCAGCGCGCCGTTCGTTTCTGCAACGCCGCATCCGAGTGGGAGGGGTGGGATCCGGTCTACCGCTTCGACGGGGAAGAGGTCTTCTGGGACGTCACGGCCGACGGCTATCGGCTGCCCACCGAGGCCGAGTGGGAGTACGCCTGCCGCGCCGGTTCGACGGGGCCGCACTACGCGCCCCTCGCGGATGCCGCATGGACCGCCGCGGATGGCGTCTCGACGCCGCAGCCCGTCGGCGCGAAGCTGCCCAACCTGCACGGACTCTTCGACACCCTCGGGAACGTGTGGGAATGGTGCTGGGACCTGCTCGACCCTGCCCGATACGCGGACTACCGTGTGTTCCGCGGCGGCGGGTTCGCCGACGACGCATGGAGCGTCCGAGCATCGGTGCGACGCGGGTCGCTGCCTCGCGCGGAGCATGAGGACGTCGGTCTGCGCGTCGCCCGCGGCGCGTTCGAGACGCCGGGGGAGGCGCAGGGGTGGTCGGCCCGAGCGGACGACGAACGAGCGGTCGTCGACGGCGTGGTCCCCTTCGGCTGGACACCCCTCAGCCGCGGCCCGCGGTGA